Proteins from a genomic interval of Pseudophryne corroboree isolate aPseCor3 chromosome 4, aPseCor3.hap2, whole genome shotgun sequence:
- the LOC134910936 gene encoding WD repeat-containing protein 82-like, whose translation MKLTDNVLHSFRVATIFRENSDKINCFDFSPGGQTVISSCDDDSIMLYDCQEGKPKRTLYSKKYCVDLIRYTHAANTVVYSSNKINDTIRYLSLHDNKYSRYFPGHNKKAVALSMSPVNNAFISGSLNKIIRLWDLRSPNCQGLMHLQGKLVCSFDPKGLIFAAGVNSEMVNLYDLRSFDKGLFATFKMNYDRTCEWTSLKFSNDGKLILLSTNGGFLRLVDVFKGAVLHTFGGYNNSKTFTLEASFTPDSQVIMIGSEDGKIHVWNGESSMKVAVLDGKHTRPITCLQFNPKFMTFALHWGSSREMNNEEEALN comes from the coding sequence ATGAAGCTGACAGACAACGTGCTGCACAGCTTCCGGGTGGCAACGATTTTCCGCGAGAACTCCGATAAGATCAACTGCTTTGACTTCAGTCCTGGTGGGCAGACAGTTATTTCCAGCTGCGACGACGACTCCATCATGCTGTACGACTGCCAGGAGGGCAAGCCCAAGAGGACGCTGTACAGCAAGAAGTACTGTGTAGATCTCATCCGATACACACATGCAGCAAATACCGTGGTTTATAGCTCCAACAAAATTAATGATACCATCCGGTACCTCTCTCTTCATGATAATAAATATAGCCGTTATTTCCCAGGCCACAATAAAAAAGCTGTTGCGTTATCTATGTCTCCGGTGAACAATGCGTTTATTTCTGGGTCTTTGAATAAAATTATCCGCCTGTGGGACCTCCGGTCTCCCAACTGTCAGGGTCTGATGCACTTACAGGGGAAGCTAGTGTGTTCATTTGATCCaaagggtcttatttttgctgcagGAGTTAATTCCGAAATGGTGAATCTGTATGATCTTCGCTCTTTTGATAAGGGTCTGTTTGCCACCTTTAAGATGAACTATGACCGCACCTGCGAATGGACGTCACTCAAATTTAGCAACGATGGAAAATTAATTCTTCTCTCTACCAATGGCGGATTCCTGAGGCTGGTTGATGTGTTTAAAGGGGCCGTGCTACACACCTTTGGGGGTTATAACAACAGTAAAACATTCACACTAGAAGCTTCTTTCACCCCGGATTCTCAGGTCATTATGATCGGGTCAGAAGATGGCAAGATCCATGTATGGAATGGAGAGAGCAGCATGAAAGTGGCCGTACTGGATGGCAAGCACACCAGACCCATCACCTGCTTACAGTTCAATCCCAAGTTCATGACCTTTGCATTGCATTGGGGAAGCAGTAGGGAGATGAACAATGAGGAGGAGGCACTTAACTAg